In Magnetococcales bacterium, the following proteins share a genomic window:
- a CDS encoding response regulator, translating to MNDGLTYHGKRQWERQEYQARMTLELANGSLFYGDTLDVSLGGVFLLTDASPVGVHIGMEGTLSMKVVQMNITFPCIVVRVNDQGVGVNFIAQQSEFGMLISHDMTLGLITRTNSAFAQSMDLETTLKTSVSHIKDYMLAEAASLFLLESDRTSIVCRACTGPVNITGARLSMGEGIVGRVIAQGKSEIVHYPRNDSGFAEHIDRSTGFITESLLCAPLIVGDKTIGAMEVLNKRGSGTFIDRDMIALEALASISALAIHNAREMSQRLAAESASQAKGEFLANMSHEIRTPLNAIIGLTFLCLQTGLTDQQRDYLNKVHLSANNLLTLINDILDFSKIEAGKLSMEKVPFDLEEVFEGVIAVLGVKSQEKGLELLVDADIDLPYRLEGDPLRLGQILTNLAGNAVKFTQTGEVSITVTRLEETRETLSLQFAVRDTGIGMTRQQMDALFTAFSQGDSSTTRKYGGTGLGLAISKRLVEMMGGAIRVESEPGSGSCFTFSTCFSKTREMASRREAETIVLNGLRVLVVDDNANACRILATHCMHLGWHVQSADHGRGALEILQRQFDAGSPIDLMLLDWKMPEIDGIEVALAARTQGHGPERLKIVMVTAYDRDEVLKGEDRKRLIDGYIMKPVQRKSLLDTVTIAFGQPKIDAALSSSVPVPAANHFSGVRILLAEDNEINQQVARELLEHVGIEVVIAQNGAEAVALAEQGPFDAILMDVQMPVMDGYAATRLIRRQEINRQRPIIAMTANAMTGDREKCLDAGMNDHVAKPVMPRELYGALRQWIGNRPLLEPATSLPGSCSEHSGSIFPASLLGIDHEAGLRHVAGNATLYRDLLCKFARNKGEAGRELERSLMADDLSGLIHQAHALKGISATLGAFTLARLAARIELMARNTGQRRVLAGTVGELNRELDRVIAAIEASLIGTGIDVDSGVAGTVDSSEETSCCRDRLGLLLPKAIELLRVYDSAVEQVVEELIVLVDRGPRAVRLASIRKALESYDFESSLTLFQEWAAAEKIELEPPS from the coding sequence ATGAATGATGGTTTGACCTATCACGGCAAGCGGCAGTGGGAACGGCAGGAATATCAGGCCAGGATGACACTTGAACTGGCCAATGGTTCCCTGTTTTACGGTGATACCCTCGATGTCAGTCTGGGAGGTGTCTTTCTCCTGACCGATGCGTCCCCGGTCGGGGTGCATATCGGCATGGAGGGGACACTTTCCATGAAGGTGGTGCAAATGAACATCACCTTTCCCTGTATTGTCGTCCGCGTCAATGATCAGGGGGTTGGGGTCAACTTTATCGCGCAACAGTCCGAATTCGGCATGCTGATCAGTCACGACATGACCCTGGGGCTGATCACCCGGACCAACAGCGCCTTCGCCCAGTCGATGGATCTGGAGACGACCCTCAAAACCAGTGTCTCGCACATCAAGGATTACATGTTGGCGGAGGCGGCTTCCTTGTTTCTCCTGGAAAGCGATCGGACGAGCATTGTCTGTCGCGCCTGCACCGGACCGGTCAACATCACCGGCGCCCGGTTGTCGATGGGCGAGGGGATTGTCGGTCGGGTCATCGCCCAGGGCAAGTCGGAAATCGTCCACTATCCCAGGAACGATTCGGGTTTTGCCGAGCACATCGATCGTTCCACGGGATTCATCACCGAATCGTTGCTGTGCGCGCCGTTGATCGTCGGCGACAAGACCATCGGCGCCATGGAGGTGTTGAACAAGCGTGGGTCGGGTACCTTCATCGATCGCGACATGATCGCCCTTGAAGCGCTCGCCTCCATTTCCGCCCTGGCGATTCATAACGCCCGGGAGATGAGCCAGAGGCTGGCCGCCGAATCGGCCAGCCAGGCCAAGGGGGAATTCCTGGCCAACATGAGTCATGAAATCCGCACCCCCCTCAACGCCATCATCGGCCTGACCTTTCTGTGCCTGCAAACCGGATTGACCGATCAGCAGCGCGATTATCTCAACAAGGTCCATCTGAGTGCCAACAATCTTCTGACCTTGATCAACGATATTCTCGACTTTTCCAAGATCGAGGCGGGAAAACTGTCGATGGAAAAGGTTCCCTTCGACCTGGAGGAGGTGTTTGAGGGCGTGATCGCCGTATTGGGGGTCAAGAGTCAGGAAAAAGGATTGGAATTGCTGGTCGATGCCGACATCGACCTTCCGTATCGTCTGGAGGGGGATCCCCTCCGGTTGGGACAAATCCTCACCAATCTTGCCGGCAACGCGGTCAAATTCACCCAGACCGGCGAGGTGAGCATCACCGTGACCCGATTGGAAGAAACCCGGGAAACCCTTTCGTTGCAGTTCGCGGTGCGTGACACCGGCATCGGCATGACGCGGCAACAGATGGACGCTTTGTTCACCGCCTTTTCACAGGGGGATTCCTCGACGACCCGGAAATATGGCGGTACGGGACTCGGACTGGCCATCAGCAAACGTCTTGTGGAGATGATGGGGGGCGCCATCCGGGTGGAAAGCGAGCCTGGATCGGGCAGTTGCTTCACGTTTTCGACCTGTTTCAGCAAAACCAGGGAAATGGCATCCCGGCGCGAGGCGGAGACCATCGTTTTGAACGGGCTTCGCGTCCTTGTGGTCGATGACAATGCCAACGCTTGCCGGATTTTGGCGACCCACTGTATGCATCTGGGATGGCATGTCCAGAGCGCGGATCATGGTCGCGGCGCCTTGGAGATTCTCCAACGGCAGTTTGATGCCGGATCTCCCATCGACCTGATGTTGCTGGATTGGAAGATGCCGGAAATCGATGGCATCGAAGTGGCGTTGGCGGCGCGTACACAGGGCCATGGCCCGGAAAGATTGAAAATTGTCATGGTCACCGCCTACGATCGCGACGAGGTACTCAAGGGGGAGGACAGAAAGCGTCTCATCGACGGATACATCATGAAACCGGTGCAGAGAAAATCCCTGCTCGATACCGTGACGATCGCCTTTGGCCAACCGAAAATCGATGCTGCCCTTTCGTCGTCTGTTCCCGTTCCGGCGGCCAACCATTTTTCCGGTGTCCGGATCCTGTTGGCGGAGGACAACGAGATCAACCAACAGGTTGCGCGGGAATTGCTTGAACATGTGGGCATCGAGGTCGTGATCGCCCAGAACGGCGCCGAGGCAGTGGCCCTGGCGGAACAGGGACCGTTCGATGCCATCCTGATGGATGTGCAGATGCCCGTGATGGATGGATATGCCGCCACCCGCCTCATTCGCCGCCAGGAAATCAACCGGCAACGGCCCATCATCGCCATGACCGCGAATGCCATGACGGGAGATCGCGAAAAATGCCTCGACGCGGGGATGAACGATCATGTCGCCAAACCGGTCATGCCCAGGGAACTCTATGGCGCCTTGAGGCAGTGGATTGGCAATCGCCCCCTGTTGGAGCCAGCCACATCCTTGCCGGGATCCTGTTCGGAGCACTCCGGATCGATCTTTCCGGCCTCTCTTTTGGGAATCGATCATGAAGCCGGTCTCAGGCATGTCGCCGGCAATGCGACGCTTTATCGCGACCTGCTGTGCAAATTCGCCCGCAACAAGGGGGAGGCGGGCCGGGAACTGGAACGGTCGCTCATGGCCGACGACCTCTCCGGATTGATTCATCAGGCCCATGCCCTCAAGGGGATCAGTGCCACTCTCGGGGCCTTCACCCTGGCGCGCCTGGCGGCCAGGATCGAGCTCATGGCCAGAAATACCGGTCAGAGGCGGGTGCTGGCAGGCACGGTCGGGGAACTGAACCGGGAACTGGATCGCGTCATCGCCGCCATCGAGGCATCCTTGATCGGTACCGGTATCGATGTCGATTCGGGCGTGGCAGGCACCGTCGATTCATCGGAAGAAACGTCGTGTTGCCGCGACCGCCTGGGTCTGCTGCTCCCCAAGGCGATCGAACTGTTGCGCGTCTACGATTCGGCCGTGGAACAGGTCGTGGAGGAACTCATCGTCCTCGTCGATCGCGGTCCGCGCGCCGTTCGTCTGGCATCGATTCGCAAGGCCCTGGAATCCTACGACTTCGAATCTTCACTGACCCTTTTCCAGGAATGGGCCGCGGCTGAAAAAATAGAACTGGAACCCCCGTCATGA
- a CDS encoding efflux RND transporter periplasmic adaptor subunit, whose amino-acid sequence MQTKGNPRKLLPLLGMMAFLGGVLPSQTFAADGGQDTHTVQSQKVSDTVTLGGTVVPFRDVTLSAQVPGRVRSIAGAEGDSFKKGTVLVSIEDIDLLAKRDAARAELAKAQSMFHNNNIQFARQINSGSPMASDNMGMGMPRMFDRAFTRPFSSMMGMDDPGLSDYAQNYAQGIQVQQAHMSIIQAQAAIKEIEAKLRDARAIAPFQGIITVKHIEKGDTVQPGMPLVSFADPSRLRIKVDVPARIVAGIKKDMNIQARLDINDTMVMTKVVQIYPMADPQRHTVTVKLELLDKPKGHGLLGMYAEVMIPDHTTQSRSLPTVPRTAVIWRGSLPAVLAVVENGEPELRMIRLGGFVDKDMVSVLSGLKEGDRIISNNPASMMTGWGDRAENGIKEHTTF is encoded by the coding sequence GTGCAGACGAAAGGAAATCCACGCAAACTTCTTCCACTCCTGGGAATGATGGCCTTTCTTGGCGGAGTCCTTCCCAGCCAGACCTTCGCCGCCGACGGTGGACAGGATACCCATACGGTCCAATCCCAGAAGGTGAGCGATACCGTGACTCTTGGTGGGACCGTGGTACCGTTTCGCGATGTCACCCTCTCGGCCCAGGTTCCGGGACGGGTCCGGTCGATCGCCGGAGCCGAGGGAGATTCTTTCAAGAAGGGAACGGTCCTCGTCTCCATCGAGGACATCGACCTGCTGGCCAAACGCGATGCCGCCCGGGCCGAACTGGCCAAGGCCCAGTCGATGTTTCATAACAATAACATCCAGTTCGCGCGGCAGATCAATTCCGGCTCGCCCATGGCATCGGACAACATGGGAATGGGAATGCCGCGCATGTTCGACCGCGCCTTCACCCGCCCCTTCTCCTCGATGATGGGCATGGACGACCCCGGTCTCAGCGACTACGCCCAGAACTATGCCCAGGGAATCCAGGTGCAGCAGGCGCATATGTCGATCATCCAGGCCCAGGCCGCCATCAAGGAGATCGAAGCCAAGTTGCGTGACGCCCGCGCCATCGCACCTTTCCAGGGAATCATCACCGTCAAGCACATCGAAAAAGGGGATACCGTGCAACCAGGAATGCCCCTGGTTTCGTTCGCCGACCCCAGCCGCCTGCGCATCAAGGTCGATGTCCCCGCCCGGATCGTCGCCGGAATCAAAAAGGATATGAACATTCAGGCACGGCTCGACATCAACGATACCATGGTGATGACGAAAGTCGTCCAAATCTATCCCATGGCCGACCCGCAACGCCATACCGTTACCGTCAAACTTGAACTGCTCGACAAGCCCAAGGGACATGGCCTGTTGGGCATGTATGCCGAGGTCATGATCCCCGACCATACCACACAAAGCAGATCCCTGCCGACGGTCCCCCGGACCGCTGTCATCTGGCGCGGCAGTCTGCCGGCGGTATTGGCGGTGGTGGAAAACGGCGAACCCGAACTGCGCATGATCCGATTGGGCGGGTTCGTGGACAAGGACATGGTCAGCGTCCTCTCGGGATTGAAGGAGGGAGACCGGATCATCAGCAACAATCCAGCCTCCATGATGACCGGATGGGGTGATCGGGCGGAAAACGGAATCAAGGAACACACCACTTTTTAA
- a CDS encoding hybrid sensor histidine kinase/response regulator, with protein MPLHMDHSGPSNLLIVDDAIANIEILSDLLKDDYRILTAKSGRVALDLVTSERIDLILLDLQMPGMDGYEVCRILKGGSETQDIPVIFVTSKDDPTLEARALALGAVDFLAKPVAPSIVKARIRTHLGLKSARETLARQNRELIAAAQLREEVDRIMRHDLKSPLNAIIGFSALLDALLPMNEEQRKMCQLVQESAYKLLNMINLSLEMFKMEQGTYSFEPVRVDLLGLIEKIRAAEEPRIQSRNIDLSVLIDGHPVTRQSRFFILGEELLCYSLLNNLLTNAIEASTKDQTVTISLVTRSSTPCVRIHNQGSVPRAIRDRFFEKYVTFGKAHGTGLGTYSARLMTEVQGGSIAMETSETDGTTIIIHFLPANPVDPADLSPET; from the coding sequence ATGCCGCTTCATATGGATCATTCCGGACCGTCGAACCTGTTGATCGTCGATGACGCCATCGCCAACATCGAAATTCTATCCGATCTTCTGAAGGACGACTATCGAATCCTCACGGCGAAGAGCGGTCGGGTCGCCCTGGATCTGGTTACCTCGGAACGGATCGACCTGATCCTTCTCGACCTTCAGATGCCGGGCATGGATGGTTACGAGGTATGCCGCATCCTCAAGGGGGGAAGTGAAACCCAGGATATTCCCGTCATATTCGTCACATCCAAAGACGACCCCACCCTTGAAGCCAGGGCGTTGGCCCTGGGTGCGGTCGATTTTCTGGCCAAACCGGTCGCCCCTTCCATCGTCAAGGCGCGAATTCGAACCCATCTGGGATTGAAATCGGCCCGCGAAACCCTCGCACGGCAAAACCGGGAACTGATCGCCGCGGCGCAATTGCGCGAAGAGGTCGATCGCATCATGCGTCACGACCTGAAATCACCCCTCAATGCCATCATCGGTTTTTCGGCGCTGCTCGATGCCCTTCTCCCGATGAACGAAGAACAAAGAAAAATGTGTCAACTGGTTCAGGAGTCGGCCTACAAACTCCTCAACATGATCAACCTGTCCCTGGAAATGTTCAAGATGGAGCAGGGAACCTACTCTTTCGAACCGGTTCGAGTGGATCTTCTGGGTTTGATCGAAAAAATTCGTGCCGCCGAGGAACCGCGAATCCAATCAAGGAATATCGACCTTTCCGTCCTGATCGACGGCCATCCGGTCACCCGGCAATCCCGATTTTTCATCCTGGGCGAGGAATTGTTGTGCTATTCCCTTCTCAACAACCTGCTCACCAACGCCATCGAAGCATCCACCAAAGATCAAACCGTGACCATCTCGCTGGTGACTCGTTCCTCCACCCCGTGTGTCCGCATCCATAACCAGGGAAGCGTTCCCCGCGCCATCCGCGACCGGTTTTTCGAAAAATATGTCACCTTCGGCAAGGCCCATGGGACTGGATTGGGCACCTATTCGGCCAGGCTGATGACCGAGGTGCAGGGAGGATCGATTGCCATGGAAACCTCCGAAACCGACGGAACCACGATCATCATCCACTTTCTTCCCGCGAACCCGGTCGATCCCGCGGATCTTTCACCGGAAACGTAA
- a CDS encoding DUF4177 domain-containing protein, with protein sequence MQSYKEYKVIHIVEGGCGTIFLGASGLPLQKMEMELNSHAADGWQVVFQIVEKKRFLLFWTREAMIVTLGR encoded by the coding sequence TTGCAATCCTACAAGGAATATAAAGTCATTCACATCGTCGAGGGTGGCTGTGGCACCATTTTTCTTGGCGCTTCCGGTCTTCCCCTGCAAAAAATGGAAATGGAACTCAACAGTCATGCCGCCGACGGATGGCAGGTGGTTTTCCAGATCGTCGAAAAAAAACGCTTCCTGTTGTTCTGGACCCGTGAGGCGATGATCGTCACCCTGGGCCGGTGA
- a CDS encoding DUF2157 domain-containing protein, with translation MAHIERRLKEWVQAGLIAADQAEAILRHEGAHSGKNWLLFSFLSLGAGVVGIGIISLVAANWDEIPDAVKLGADLLTLVALALGIWKRRDHSQSLTWELLLIFFALALLTSIGLIGQVFHSGGSWDQALLLWVAITLPLATLTCRSFLPLAWTFALLVAGSYRLILTPIAAITEEERGLLIGYLLPLACALVALLLHLWRATESLGRAFLVHSWIVGITMVMLIDVSSMNPVHTWEWYPFMTGGGLALGGVTLAGIVLNGHGSPLSKKLLGSLVTLYSLMGPMVIGLHLSHWLSALFTMALFSLAAAWMVRERSVRMANGMVLLLGIRFLVLFFTAFGGLFDAGIGLILSGLIILGFVWLWSRWQRMLLSWFQGMAPS, from the coding sequence ATGGCCCATATCGAACGGCGGCTGAAGGAATGGGTCCAGGCAGGTTTGATCGCCGCGGACCAGGCCGAGGCGATTCTTCGCCACGAAGGGGCACATTCCGGGAAGAACTGGTTGTTGTTCAGCTTTCTGTCCCTGGGGGCGGGGGTCGTCGGTATCGGAATCATTTCCCTGGTCGCAGCCAACTGGGATGAAATTCCCGATGCGGTCAAACTTGGCGCGGATCTGTTGACCCTGGTGGCGCTCGCCCTGGGCATCTGGAAACGGCGGGATCATTCGCAATCCCTGACCTGGGAACTGCTGCTGATTTTTTTCGCCCTGGCCCTGCTGACCTCCATTGGCCTGATCGGACAAGTCTTTCATTCCGGAGGAAGCTGGGACCAGGCGCTGCTTCTGTGGGTGGCGATCACTCTGCCCCTGGCCACGCTGACTTGTCGATCCTTCCTGCCATTGGCGTGGACATTCGCGCTCCTTGTGGCGGGAAGCTACCGTCTGATTCTGACGCCAATCGCCGCCATCACCGAAGAGGAACGGGGCCTTCTGATCGGCTATCTTCTTCCACTGGCCTGTGCCCTGGTGGCGCTTCTTCTCCACCTCTGGCGCGCAACGGAATCCCTGGGTCGGGCATTTCTCGTTCATTCCTGGATCGTTGGCATCACCATGGTGATGTTGATCGATGTTTCCAGTATGAACCCGGTCCATACCTGGGAATGGTACCCGTTCATGACGGGAGGCGGATTGGCGTTGGGCGGCGTCACCCTGGCTGGAATTGTTCTCAATGGACATGGGTCTCCCCTGTCCAAGAAATTGCTCGGATCCCTGGTCACGCTCTATTCCTTGATGGGGCCAATGGTGATCGGCCTGCATCTGTCCCATTGGCTGTCGGCCCTGTTCACCATGGCACTGTTTTCCTTGGCTGCGGCGTGGATGGTGCGTGAACGATCGGTACGCATGGCCAATGGAATGGTCCTGCTGCTGGGAATCCGGTTTCTTGTCCTGTTCTTTACCGCGTTTGGCGGACTCTTCGATGCTGGAATCGGCCTGATCCTTTCGGGGTTGATCATTCTTGGATTTGTCTGGCTGTGGTCGCGGTGGCAACGGATGTTGCTTTCCTGGTTTCAGGGGATGGCTCCTTCATGA
- a CDS encoding acyl carrier protein gives MPERTLERKTIEERVIAIIARVLNLPEKEVNPEWMFGDVSQWDSLKHVAIITQVEEAFDLIFDVDQITDLESIEDIIDLVDECHGS, from the coding sequence ATGCCGGAACGGACCCTGGAACGAAAAACGATCGAGGAGCGAGTGATTGCCATCATCGCCCGGGTGTTGAACCTCCCGGAAAAGGAGGTCAATCCGGAATGGATGTTTGGTGACGTGTCCCAATGGGACTCCCTGAAGCACGTCGCCATCATCACCCAGGTCGAAGAGGCGTTCGACCTAATCTTCGATGTCGATCAGATTACCGATCTGGAAAGTATCGAAGACATCATCGATCTTGTGGACGAGTGCCACGGCTCATAG
- a CDS encoding membrane protein insertion efficiency factor YidD, whose translation MRSLLIRLIRRYQDAGGGRRLSVQCNYNPSCSNYALISLERHGLLRGSLLAMKRILRCRDRQRITPIDDFPP comes from the coding sequence TTGCGTTCTCTCCTGATACGCCTGATCCGCCGTTATCAGGATGCGGGCGGAGGACGCCGCCTGTCCGTCCAATGCAACTATAACCCAAGCTGTTCCAATTATGCGCTCATATCATTGGAAAGACATGGTTTACTGCGAGGATCCCTTCTGGCGATGAAACGGATCCTGCGTTGCCGCGATCGGCAACGGATCACCCCCATCGATGATTTTCCACCGTGA
- a CDS encoding GDYXXLXY domain-containing protein — MNHSFQKARIVIALLLPILTLGGLILHKLQVLDQGRQVRFPIEGFDPRDLLSGHYLVYRIDYGVLVCPEEDTAVMPDGPRDQEVPAVLCLEPSPSFHYGRLVAQDCRLKIVGSCRGRDFHAGIERFYIPEEHARSLDQAVRERKGELILRVNDAGVAVVEDLLIGGRPWRLAVASEAAGR; from the coding sequence ATGAACCACTCTTTCCAAAAGGCACGGATTGTCATCGCATTGCTTCTCCCGATCCTCACCCTGGGCGGTCTGATCCTTCACAAACTTCAGGTCCTCGACCAGGGACGCCAGGTTCGATTCCCGATCGAAGGCTTTGATCCACGCGACCTGCTCTCGGGGCACTATCTGGTGTATCGCATCGATTATGGGGTTTTGGTCTGTCCCGAAGAGGACACGGCGGTAATGCCGGATGGTCCGAGGGACCAGGAAGTTCCGGCGGTCCTCTGCCTTGAACCTTCTCCCTCTTTCCATTATGGTCGATTGGTGGCTCAAGACTGCCGCCTCAAGATCGTGGGCAGCTGTCGTGGTCGCGATTTTCATGCAGGGATCGAGCGGTTCTATATTCCCGAGGAACATGCCCGTTCCCTGGATCAGGCGGTTCGCGAACGCAAGGGTGAACTCATTCTTCGGGTCAACGACGCAGGTGTGGCGGTGGTGGAAGATCTGTTGATCGGGGGACGACCGTGGCGTTTGGCAGTCGCCTCCGAGGCTGCGGGTCGATAG
- a CDS encoding two-component system response regulator — MTNATLEKTSRTTILIVDDVPENLHVLQRILSPFYRVQVATNGRTAIKIALSPNQPDLILLDVMMPGLDGYETCRLLKQQERTREIPILFVTARAEVADETRGFELGAADYLIKPISPPVVLARVRTHLSIHDQKKLLANQVAVRTAQLQIRNMELEEMQREVIRQLGRASEYRDNETGLHVVRMSHYVRSLALKSGLSEPEADQLMQSAPMHDLGKIGIPDHILLKQGKLTDEEFDLIKSHAQIGYEIIGPQKSELLNRGRLIALTHHEKWNGSGYPRGLKGEEIPLAGRLAALGDVFDALTSVRPYKKAWTVDDALGLIEKEAGTHFDPRLAQIFTSLRPELVGIMERFQDRHEPLPG; from the coding sequence ATGACGAATGCCACCTTGGAAAAGACCTCCAGGACGACCATCCTGATCGTCGATGATGTCCCGGAAAATCTGCATGTCCTGCAACGGATACTCAGTCCCTTCTATCGCGTGCAGGTTGCCACGAATGGTCGTACCGCCATCAAGATTGCCCTGTCTCCGAATCAACCCGACCTGATTCTTCTCGATGTCATGATGCCCGGGCTGGATGGTTATGAAACCTGTCGGCTTCTCAAGCAACAGGAACGGACGCGCGAAATACCGATTCTCTTTGTCACCGCCCGTGCCGAGGTCGCGGATGAAACCCGGGGATTCGAGTTGGGCGCCGCCGATTATTTGATCAAACCGATCAGCCCTCCGGTCGTTCTGGCCCGTGTCAGAACCCATTTGTCGATTCACGACCAGAAAAAATTATTGGCCAATCAGGTGGCGGTCCGAACCGCCCAGCTTCAGATTCGCAACATGGAACTGGAGGAAATGCAACGGGAGGTCATCCGGCAACTGGGGCGGGCCTCGGAATACCGTGACAACGAAACAGGATTGCATGTGGTGCGCATGAGCCACTATGTCCGTTCCCTCGCCTTGAAATCGGGATTGAGCGAACCGGAGGCGGATCAGTTGATGCAGTCGGCGCCGATGCACGATCTGGGAAAGATTGGCATTCCCGACCATATTCTCCTCAAGCAGGGAAAACTCACCGACGAGGAATTCGACCTCATCAAGAGCCACGCCCAGATCGGATACGAGATCATCGGGCCGCAAAAGTCGGAATTGTTGAACAGGGGACGCCTCATCGCCCTGACCCATCATGAAAAATGGAACGGGAGCGGCTATCCCAGGGGACTCAAGGGGGAAGAGATCCCTTTGGCGGGGCGCTTGGCAGCGCTTGGCGATGTTTTTGACGCTTTGACCTCGGTCCGTCCCTACAAAAAGGCCTGGACCGTGGACGATGCCCTGGGGCTGATCGAAAAGGAGGCGGGGACACATTTCGACCCAAGGCTGGCACAAATCTTCACCAGCCTGA
- a CDS encoding apolipoprotein A1/A4/E family protein codes for MIEDRLTTKKDLAEVDAGLRRNLKELDVKIELVRSDLKHDIESARSDLTRDIESVRSDLTRDIESARSDLKRDIKELDVKIELGRKELDVKIESVRSDLTRDIKELNVKIELVRTELDAKIESVRSDLKRDIKELDVKIESVRSELKRDIKELDVKIESVRSELKRDIKELDVKIESVRSDLKRDIKDLDTKIEVRLKELEQRMVIKLGSLMVVAVGAMAALVKLL; via the coding sequence ATGATCGAGGACCGGTTGACCACCAAGAAAGACCTGGCCGAAGTCGATGCCGGACTGCGGCGAAACCTCAAGGAACTCGATGTCAAGATCGAGTTGGTCCGATCCGACTTGAAGCACGACATCGAGTCGGCCCGATCCGACTTGACGCGCGACATCGAATCGGTCCGATCCGACCTGACGCGCGACATCGAATCGGCCCGATCCGACTTGAAGCGCGACATCAAGGAACTCGATGTCAAAATCGAGTTGGGTCGAAAGGAACTCGATGTCAAGATCGAATCGGTCCGATCCGACTTGACGCGGGACATCAAGGAACTCAATGTCAAGATCGAGTTGGTCCGAACGGAACTCGATGCCAAGATCGAGTCGGTCCGATCCGACCTGAAGCGCGACATCAAGGAACTCGATGTCAAGATCGAGTCGGTCCGATCCGAGTTGAAGCGCGACATCAAAGAACTCGATGTCAAGATCGAGTCGGTCCGATCCGAGTTGAAGCGCGACATCAAAGAACTCGATGTCAAGATCGAGTCGGTCCGATCCGACCTGAAGCGCGACATCAAGGACCTGGATACAAAGATTGAAGTCCGACTCAAAGAGTTGGAGCAACGCATGGTGATCAAGCTCGGAAGCCTGATGGTCGTTGCCGTCGGGGCCATGGCGGCGCTGGTAAAGTTGCTTTGA